CAAcaacttttccttagatatttcctaaCTTCCACTCTTCCAGTACGTTCATGATGTACGTCTCTCTCAGCAAAACTTCCTAGAAGGCCACTTTgagtaatagaatatacatttgacctttgctttgtttatccgaggagacactcctcctcgAATCACCTTTCCTAACCTTTCTACTTACATGTTACTTATGGGACTTTGAACTTAACATCCTCACTATTGTTTATTCATCTTCAGACCAATCAACGTTCTCGGCTAAagtccaaggcccaatatacaatttttggcccttatccctacaatagcccctcaaaattccgattttttccctcttatccgAGGAGAAGAATTGGGATTTTGATTTCTTAAGAGTTAAAATTACTAATTCCTATGATTTACACACGTGGGAGCACTATTGGGTGCTTCTCATAATTGTTGCTGACGCCTAGAAACCCATGACGTGTCATTAATTGCTTTAGGTGGCGCTTTGTTCCCCGCATCCAATGGTAAGGAGCAAATCCTAAGGTGGACATTTTTCTTCGAATTTTGAGTGGGATAACTCCTACTTAATCTTACCTCCTATATAAGGTGCATGAAGGGCTCACTTTTTCTCactttacaaaaattttcaaactctcAAGAGCTCTCAACCTTTCAAAAACTCTCAATCTTTCAAGAACTTCCTATAGCGTCACTTGTTCACTTTCCCAtaagtttttattctttatttcttctAGGTTGTTTTCTCCTTGGTCAATCTCCTTGGCCTTCCATTCTTTGTCTCATTTCTTTAAAAACTTCACCCATTTCCTTTTAGATTAGCCAGATAGGTAGGTTTAAGCACCTAGTAGATTCTGATGCTGCTATGGAAGGTTTAGGGCCAAGTACCACATTCCGTAAGGCGTAACCTTACAATATTGTGCTCCAGAATAGATAGTCACAAACAGGGAGGAAGGGGAGGTAGTTATCCctatgattgctttcatagaagGAGGGATGACAATCCCTATAGGTAGGGTGACCCAAGACTATCTAATCAATCATAGGTTGACTCCCTACCAGTGCGCCCCTAACTTATTTAGGATCTTAGGTAGCGTAGACGCTCTCAATGAGCAAATGGGCTTAGGGCTCACGTGGCTTGATGTAGTTCATATGTATGAGTGCCAAAAACTTACCAGCACTGGATATTATCTCAAGTCTCAGTCTGACATCGTTAGACTGATATCGAGTGCCAGAAACTTACCAGTACGGGATATTATCTCAAGTCTCGGTCTGACATCGTTAGACTGATATCCTGCATTCCTAAGTCTAACAAAGGCATGAAGGATGACTACTTGATTGTCTTCGAGGAGTGGCATGACGGTCTTCATTGCCTAACTCGGGCGGGAGAGCCAGGTGGGGTACCTTAGGATTAGTCCCTTTGACAGGGGATTTAGCCCTTTTAGTTTTATCCCTTTTCATTTTTAACACTTCATCTTATTCTGATGATAATTTTCATTGGTCTGATTATGATTTCCTCCTCGGATGTTTTTACAGATAAAAGACACGTCGCTCCAAGACTTAGCCTAGTCAACGTTCCGGCTCTCAACTATTTGCTGAGGTCCGAGGTCTTTGTAAGTGCGGATAGGCAGTTGCAAGCTGCTCACTTAGTACTTAACTACGAGCCCTTGTCAAGAATCTTCTAGGAGGCGAGTTAGGCGATAAGAGCTGGTGACTCCCTATTGGCTCATATAGACGTCTTCGTGCCTGGATTCTTAGCTCGGAGAGATCTTCCACCTGTTGTATTGCCACTTCAACAGGTTTTGCCTGAGGTAGCAGCAACAGCGCCAAGGGAAGAGATTGCCTCTTCACGTCTAACACTTGAGGACAAGATAGACATATTTCATTTTGAGGAAGAGGAAGCTCAGGAGGCTCAGATAGTTCACATCTTGGACGCTGAGGACGAGCCTGACAAGCATTCAGTGTTCACGCCCCGACTTTGGTGATTGCTTGTCTAGACAGTACCTCcgaagaagaggaagacgaGATGGCAATGAACCGGGGGAATAAAAGACTAAGAGACCTCATGGTCTCAAGGAATAAGGGGTCAACTTCATAAGAAGTCCCCAAGTCCCAAGTTCCTCCCACTCTTCCCCCTCCTCCCCCTCTACCCCCTACTAACCTCGGACTGCATGCCATTCCAAATCTAAAGAAGAAGAGGCCAGTGCAGGAGCTTGAGGAAGGGGAGGTGGCCCCTCAGAAGTGCATAAAACAACAGAAAGTGGCTAGAGATCCTAGCGACAAGAGGTCCACTTCTGTGGACAGCCGTGAGGAGCAAACTTTAGCCGAGGTGCGCACCCAACAACGTACTTGGTCTCTTTGACTGGAGGTGGATGGGGCTGCCATCTCGTGAAACGCCTCTGTTAGGGAGTTCCAAAGAGGTCATTCTGCATACGTAGCCAAGGCCTTGGAGCAACCACTTTTTTTACCCAAAGATATGGACGCTGTGAGGGAGTTGAAGCAGCAAGACCTCTTCACGTCCCTAAAAAGGGACCTTACCATGGTAAGTTCACAGCCacatactttttatttattaagtactagtaagtttattttattttattttattattttaaaatgggGTTGCTATATTGTTTTTGTGCAGATCACCCAAGAGGTCTATGTGGCCGAGGAATGGGTTAAGGAGGCTCGAAATGATGTCAAGAACTAGGTCCACCTCCGCCTCGAGACTGAAAAGGCCTTGGGGGCCGCGAAGGAGGAGAACAAGGAGTTGCTCTCCAAGTTGATTGTTGAGCAAAGGGATAGAAGAAGTGCTGAGGCAGGACTAAAAAATGTCCAGACTTAGGTTGAAGACCAGTGCAAGTTACTTTATCAGACCGAAATAGAGTTGGCCACTTCAAGGCAACTTGTGCTGGATCTGAGGGCAGAGTTGCAGAAGGCAAATGAGGTAGCTTAACTGGCCAAGGAGGCAGCAGAGGCTGAAAGGCAAGCATCTTACGCCCTCGACATGGAGGAAACACAAGCCAGGCTCACTGAAGAGCTAGCCGAGgtatgcagggattactgcaaTGCAACATGGGATGAGGCCTTTAATGTTGCAGGAGTCCCTGTAGACTCGGCGTGGAGGCAACCTAGGAGCATATAATATCACCCGGATATTCATGAAGTTCTAGGTGCCATCATTTCTCCCCCTGCCCTTGCTCCAGAGACTTCAGAGCAGCCCCTGACTGCCCAGGCTGCTCTCCCCCTCCCTGTGGCTTTGAAAGGACCCAGCCAAGCTAGTAATCAAGGCCAAGGGGCTGATGGGGCCAAAGACAAAGGTAAGGGCAAGGGAACCAAGCCCCCCTTAGAGGCCAAAGatgctgccaaggccaaggAAGCTGAAGCTAAGGCAAAGGAAGCAGAGGCCAAGACTAAAGAAGCTGATCCTAAGGTCAAGGATGCTCCTACCTCTCAGCTAAGATAAAATGATGACCCTCCTCCTCCAAAGGCCAAGGCTTAGcacttaggatttttttttttttttttggttgtaatgACATTCTAtcaatgtatataatatattccttctttttttttttttaatgaaaatgtttttctttttatctcttgttCCTTTACTTTATGTGCTTTGAAGCTTATTATTGTCACAAATAGCATTGTACTGTTGTCACTTTGTCtttaataaaaactaacaataaTACATTGCTAATAATCTAAGTAATTTGATCAAGTACCAGCAATAAAGAGGTTTACCACATATTTATATTGAGAATTGAACCTTCTACAATGGAGGCTGAATCTAATGGAGATAAATGCAtactttgtaaaaaataaaaggggcAGATAACCTTCATCCTGCTCATcacttagataaataaataagggtTTTAACTTACCCAAAGCCATCAATCCAAGGACTTGGATATAATTTTGGATCTGTTTTGACACTTGATAAAAGACCTATAGTTATCACAGGGTTAATTTTCCCCAAATATATGATCTGAGGGACCAGTCATGACTAGGGTTCCGTTTAATGCTTATAAACAGAGGTGGAGCCACGTTGTcccttggggggggggggcatggcccctgcaaaaaaaaaaaaaaaaagaaaaaaaaaagagtccaaTAGAGCAGGTATGAAAATTGATTGGGCCCCCCCAATGTTGGATATCCGCCCCCCCCCCCTATATCCCCACTATTTCTCCCACTCCCAGCTTTAGTTTTAGGCCTCTATTCTCCCAAGCTCCCACCTTTAGTTTTAGGCCTCTCATGCtccaaaaaaaacacaaagttGGCCCACTAACATTTAAATactaaaatccaaacacataaCAACAAAACTTCACTTTCTCCATCTCAAAAACCCACCCCACAGTCCCCACGGAATcccttattcttttcttttctttgacgTCTGTGATACACTTCCCACtttacttcttattctttttcttttctttgtcttttgtgAAACACTTCCCATTGGTACCGCCTACTAGCCCCCAAAACTCAGCAGCATCAGTCCTCCAgtcccgaaaaaaaaaaaaaaaaatcctgaccaattttttctttcttcctgctttctaaaaaaaatcactcaGCATATTTCATTGTCAAATTTCAAGATTTGGAACTTGGTGACTACTTggtgagttttcttctcttatttaaGCACTAGGCCTTCATCTATTTTCagtgtcttttttatttttattttttttttctcaactatctacacctaaatattcacatgctctttatattttcatagatttttagagaaatatatgATTGAAGGCATGGGGATGGTCCAGATGGAAATAAGGAGATTGTTTGTGATGACTGATGAGTCTTGAAGGGAAGAATATCTACAATTGTAGGCAATAAGCATTGCCACACGGCCCACCCATTTTTGTACTTTGTGATTCTGTGAAGACAAAGTTTCTACTTTCTAaggtaaaattattttgatttattaccTATTTTTGATTAGTTAATGTGGCTGTGAGagttgttaaattgtttggtttatgttgtgTACAAATACTtgtgtatttaatttttgtttttgtttgagggggttattattaattaaagttttattaaaaaaattaaaatacaagaaaattttaataataggAATGATGATGATTGATGGGTTgactgtttaaattatagtggaaattttgttttttcttgagtatgaataacatccatataactaagtaaaaatttctaattaaaattttattttttaaagttcttttaaggttaatttttgagtcatattcttaaagctaaaagaattatgagcaaacgaaaaacaattgatgcattctttaagaaaaaagatgttagcaattcagaaattaggacacctgtgactgtagaaacaaatgttgatacttcaatGCCTAATGAACACCcctccaaatgttcaagaattcaatttgaagagatagatcgtgatccaggatcacgtaaacaaatatgtgaattccctatcaacaaacaagatgaaatctGACGAGCTTATTTCAAAGAAGGTCCgtatcaacctaaaaatatatactatCCATACAATGATGATACTCATCGTCGTCGATTTCAACTTTCATGGTTTGAATCACGTAAGGATTGGTTGGAATACTCACCTTCAATGGATGCGATATATTGTCTACCTTGCTACCTTTTTAGTAAGAAACAATTAAGTCGTCCCGGATCAGATGCATTCATTTCAACAGGttttaataattggaaaaaGGTGAAAGATGGAATGAATTGTCCTTTAATTTGTCATGAAGGGAAAGATCCAAACTCCCCACATAAAATTGCTGTGAAATGTTGCGAGGATTTAAAGAATTATTTACGACATATTGACAAGCtaattgagaaacaaacatCAAAAGAATTAGAGAATAATCGGTTGCAGCTCAAAACCTTAATAGAGTGTGCTCGATGACTAGCATTCCAATCTTGTGCTTTAGAGGTCATGATGAAAGCCTTGACTCAAAAAATATaggtaattttattgaattgataAAATTCACATTAACTTTCAATGACAAAGTAGCTAGTGTTGTCTTGGAAAATGTTCCAGGAAATGCCAAATATACATCACCCACAATTCAAAAGGAGATTTTGCATATTCTTACTAGTAATGTGCGAAATACTATTCGTGAAGAAATTGGGGatgcaaaattttgcattcttgTTGATGAAGTCAGGGATGAGTCGAAGAGAGAGCAAATGGCCATCATTTTGAGGTTTGTTGATAAAGAAGGTTTCATTAAAGAGCGTTTCTTTCATGTTGTGCATTTTAGAGACACTACTGCATTGACTTTAAAGAATGAGATATGTGCTGTCCTTTCTCATCACAACCTTCACATTAAAAATATTCGAGGTCAAGGATATGATGGGGCTAGTAACATGCGTGGTGAATGAAATGGATTACAAGCTCTTTTTCTTAAAGATTGCCCATATGCTTATTATGTACATTGTATGACTCATAGGTTGTAATTAGCTCTAGTTATAGCATCTAAAGAAGTAAAAGATGTTCATCAGTTCATTGATCATTTGGTTAATATTATCAATATTGTTGCTGGTTCTAGTAAGTGTAATGATGAATTGCAACATGCTTAAGCAGAACAAGTTGAGAATATGATTGCTTCTAATGAAATTAAGACTGGAAGAGGTGCAAACCAGATTGGTACTTTGCAACGAGCTGGAGATACTAGGTGGGGATctcattttcaatctatttgtattttgattaaaatgttTGATACTACTTGCAAAGTTATCAACCCTATctctgaggcaggggctaactATAAACAACGTGGTGATGCCGAGGGAGCTTATCAGGTATTAAcatcatttgaatttattttaatcttgcaTTTGATGAAAAAGATAATGGGAATTACTAATGTTctttgtcaagctttgcaaCAACATTCTCAAGACCTTTTAAATGCCATGCATTTAGTTTCAACTACAAAATCACTTATTCAAAAGTTGAGAGATGATGGATGGGAGCCTTTACTTGCTAGTGTTATATCattttgtgagcaatatgaaatTGATATTCTTGATATGAATGCTCGTTACACTAAAGGTCGAGGTAGATATCGTCGTCAAGATGAAAATTTAACAATGGAACATCATTTTAGAATTGGCATATTTACAGTTGCAATAGACTTTCAATTGCAAGAATTGAAAAGTAGATTTTGTGAGCTAATAATGAAACTTGTCATTCTTAGTTCAGCTTTAAATCCCAAGGATGCTTTTAGATTATTCAAAATTGTTGATATATGCAATTTGGTTAAGAAATATTATCCTCAAGATTTcactaaacatgaacaagaACTTTTGGAGTCTCAATTGCAACATTATAAGCTTGATGTGATAAAACATCCAGAATTTCAGAATATGAGTACAATTTCCGAGCTATGTAGGGGATTAAAAATTTCAGGAAAgtctaaaatctattttttgattGATAAACTTATTCGTCTTGTGTTGACCCTTTCAGTTTCTACAGCAATTACAGAATAAGCTTTCTTAGCTATGAAgttgttaaaaacaaaacttcGCAATAGAATGGAGGATGAGCTTTTGGCAGATAATATGATAGTTTATatagagaaggaaattgtaGGGAATTTCAATGTAGAGATGATAATGAATGAAttttattccatgaaaaatcGTCGTCAGGCATGATTTGATGtgaatgttcttttttttttatgtctacATTGAGCTAGACAGTTTTTCATGTTTATTAATGTTCAAGTATATGATGATATatgaaagttgataattttgtatccaatagacttaagaattatatttagtatatCTCTATTACAACCCGGCCCCCCCAAGTAATTATTCCTGGCTACGCCCTtgcttataaagatgtcattgagtattaattttcccagagtatgtggtccgagggaCCAAACATGattaaggttctatttaacacttgtaaagatgtcattgagtgttaatttccccaaagcatgtggtccgaggaccaggCATGtgtaagattctgtttaatcattgaaaaagatgttattaagtattaatttccccaaaacatgtggtccgaggagccagacacgtctaaggttctgtttaacttttagaaagatgtcattaagtattaatttccccaaagcatgtggtccgagaagccaaACATgtctaaagttctgtttaatatttaaaaagatgtcattaagtattaattttctcaaagcatatggtccgaggagtcagacATATCTAAgcttctgtttaatacttagaaagatgATAATGGGAAGTACAATGTATTTATACAATAAAGGAGCATATGACAAGggaaactttcattaataataatactttttcAGGTTGCTTACATTTTAAGAGCGTGGTATTACATGTTCATCTAGGTCTTCGAGGAAATATGCTCTTATACCAACCATCGAGGTGATGCGATACGGCCCCTCCCAGTTAGGTCCCAACTTTCCCCATGCTGGGTTCTTTGTAGTACCTAGAACCTTTCTCAACACCAATTCACCAAGCACTAGTGGTCTCAGCTTCATATTGGCATCATAACCTTACTTGACCTTGTGTTGGTAATATGCCAATTGAACCATTGCATTTTTTCTTCCCTCCTCAATTAAGTCTAGGCTTTTCCCTAATAACTTGTCATTGTTGCTTAGAGTAAAAGAACTCGTCCTCAGTGTTAGGAATCCAGTCTCCAAAAGAATAACGGCATCGGCCTCATATGTCATTGAAAATGGCGTCTCTCCCGTTGACCTGCGAGGCGTAGTCCGATATATCCAAAGGATGTGTGACAACTCTTCTGCCTATCttccctttgcatcatccaacctcttcttgagtccattcaCGATGACTTTGTTAACAGTTTCGGCTTGTCCATTCTCTTAGGGATAATCTGGGGTAGAATATCTATTTGTAATTCTCAGGTCACAAGAGTATCTCCTAAAAGATTTGTTATCAAACTGAAGGTcattgtccgagatgagggtaCAAGGGACCCCGAACCAtgtgacaatgtttttccaaatgaatttcttggcatccacaTCCCTGATATTTgccaagggctcagcttcaacccacttagtgaagtagttTGTGCCGACTAGCAAATATCTCTTGTTCCCTGTTGCCTTGGGAAAAAGGCCAACAATGTCTAAGCCCCATTGGGCAAACGGCCAAGGGCTAGATAGGAGATTGAGGACTCCTCCTGGTTGGTGCATGTTTGGTGCGAATCTCTAGCATTGATCACatttcttcacaaatttttgtgtttctttttgcATGTTTGGCTACCAATAGCCCTGTGTGCTGGTTCTGTGAGATAAAGATCTGCCTTCTGTGTGGCTTTTATAAAttccttcatgtaactcctctAGAGTAGTTCTAATGCCTCAGGGTGTATGCAGAGCAGATATGGCCCAGAAAAGGAGCGCTTGTACAGTTTCTGGTCCTCGGATAACCAGAACCGAGGAACCTTTCTTCGTATCATGTCAGCCTCTAATTTCTCCTTGGGTAGGATATCCTCCTTCAAGAATAGTAccatggggtccatccagctaggccctACTCTGACTTGGTGAACATGGACCACCTCTTTTCTTACCCCTGTGGATTTGCACAAGTCCTCTACGAGGATGACTCGAGGTAAGCTCCGCGACGAAGAGGTTGCAAGCGTGGCCAGGGAATTAGcatgtgtgtttccacttctagggaTGTGTAATAGGTTGAAAGATTCAAATCCTAATTGCAAATGCCTGACTTGACTCAAGTATTCTTGCATTATTTCATCTCTCACTTCCAACTCTCCCTTCACCTGGACAACAACCAATCTTGAGGCCGAGAACATTTCTACTGCCTTTTCGCACATTCTTTGGACCATGGCCATTCCCATTAGTAGGGTTTCATACTCAGTCTCATTGTTCATGACCAAGAATCCCAATCTTAATGATTTCTCAATGGTGATTTTCTTGGGTGAAaccagaactagccccactTCAGACCTCCTTTGATTCACTGCGCCATCAACATATACCTTCCAGATTAAAGGTTCTTGTAGGGTGATTGTaccaactgattttccatccatgtgtTGTGTTTCTGCCTTTTTCTTGAATGGGGATTCAGCGAACTCGGCCACCAAATCTGCGAGGATCTAGCCCTTAACAAAGGTCAGTCATGTATGTGATGTCAAAAGCCCCCAAGATTGTACCCCACTTGGTAATCCTCCCTATATAATCAGCACTTTGGAGCAGAGCTCTGAGCGGGAGTTGAGTTAGGACAACAACTGTGTGTGCCTGTAAGTAATGGGGGATTTTACGTGTAGCATGTACTATCGACAAAATGGCCTTGTCCAGTGGTAAGTAACAGATCTCGGCTTCATGCAGTGATTTGCTCACACAATAAACTGGCCTTTGTATGCCACTATTAACTCGTATTAGCACCAAGCTCACAACATGAGGGGCCATAGCAATATAAGCAAACAGGACCTCATCCATCTCAGGACTGG
The sequence above is drawn from the Quercus lobata isolate SW786 chromosome 12, ValleyOak3.0 Primary Assembly, whole genome shotgun sequence genome and encodes:
- the LOC115970431 gene encoding uncharacterized protein LOC115970431; its protein translation is MTSIPILCFRGHDESLDSKNIGNFIELIKFTLTFNDKVASVVLENVPGNAKYTSPTIQKEILHILTSNVRNTIREEIGDAKFCILVDEVRDESKREQMAIILRFVDKEGFIKERFFHVVHFRDTTALTLKNEICAVLSHHNLHIKNIRGQGYDGASNMREQVENMIASNEIKTGRGANQIGTLQRAGDTRWGSHFQSICILIKMFDTTCKVINPISEAGANYKQRGDAEGAYQIMGITNVLCQALQQHSQDLLNAMHLVSTTKSLIQKLRDDGWEPLLASVISFCEQYEIDILDMNARYTKGRGRYRRQDENLTMEHHFRIGIFTVAIDFQLQELKSRFCELIMKLVILSSALNPKDAFRLFKIVDICNLVKKYYPQDFTKHEQELLESQLQHYKLDVIKHPEFQNMSTISELCRGLKISGKSKIYFLIDKLIRLVLTLSVSTAITE